A genomic region of Sciurus carolinensis chromosome 7, mSciCar1.2, whole genome shotgun sequence contains the following coding sequences:
- the Eef1e1 gene encoding eukaryotic translation elongation factor 1 epsilon-1 isoform X2, giving the protein MAAAAELKLLEKSLGLSKGNKYSAQGERQIPVLQTNNGPSLTGLTTIATHLVKEANKEYLLGSTAEEKATVQQWLEYRVTRVDGHSNKEDIHTLLKDLNLYLEDKVYLTGYNFTLADILLYYGLHRFIVILMLPV; this is encoded by the exons ATGGCGGCGGCCGCGGAATTGAAGCTGCTAGAGAAGTCCTTGGGGCTGAGTAAGGGAAATAAGTACAGTGCCCAGGGCGAGCGGCAG attccaGTTCTTCAAACAAACAATGGTCCAAGCCTAACAGGATTGACTACGATAGCAACTCATCTAGTCAAAGAAGCCAACAAGGAGTATTTGCTGGGAAGTACTGCAGAAGAAAAAGCAACCGTTCAGCAGTGGCTGGAATACAGGGTCACTCGAGTAGATGGACACTCCAATAAAGAGGATATCCACACCCTGTTGAAG gatctTAATTTGTATCTTGAAGATAAAGTCTACCTTACAGGATACAACTTTACCTTAGCAGATATCCTACTGTACTATGGACTTCATCGCTTTATA